In a genomic window of Bacillus rossius redtenbacheri isolate Brsri chromosome 4 unlocalized genomic scaffold, Brsri_v3 Brsri_v3_scf4_2, whole genome shotgun sequence:
- the LOC134542039 gene encoding DNA replication complex GINS protein PSF1-like isoform X1, translating to MFCEKALELIKELDRSPDCLSPFNDEAVRQVLEEMKALFEQNQKDVNAAIAGDASYMSGVHLRHAALERNKRCLLAYLYNRLRRIRQMRWEFGSILPPDIKASLCEPEVQWFSSYSKLLATYMGSIGEGSGLNLTQDVRPPKSLFIEVRCLVDYGRLELDDGDVVVLKRNSQHLLPRSQCELLVRQGVLEHVAR from the exons ATGTTTTGCGAGAAAGCTTTGGAGTTAATCAAGGAACTTGATCGTTCACCGGATTGCCTGTCACCTTTTAAT GATGAAGCTGTTCGGCAAGTGTTGGAGGAAATGAAAGCCTTATTCGAACAGAACCAAAAAGATGT GAACGCAGCCATTGCTGGAGACGCGAGCTACATGTCAGGGGTCCACCTCCGACACGCCGCCCTCGAGAGGAACAAGAGGTGCCTGCTGGCATACCT GTACAACCGTCTGCGGAGGATCCGCCAGATGCGATGGGAGTTCGGCAGCATTCTCCCGCCAGACATCAAGGCCAGCTTGTGTGAACCTGAG GTCCAGTGGTTCTCGAGCTACAGCAAGCTGCTGGCGACGTACATGGGCTCCATCGGGGAGGGTAGCGGACTGAACCTCACTCAGGACGTGCGGCCCCCCAAGTCACTCTTCATAGAG GTGCGGTGCCTGGTGGACTACGGCCGGCTGGAGCTGGACGACGGGGACGTGGTCGTCCTGAAGAGGAACAGCCAGCACCTGCTGCCTCGCTCCCAGTGCGAGCTGCTCGTCCGCCAGGGCGTGCTGGAGCACGTGGCGCGGTGA
- the LOC134542039 gene encoding DNA replication complex GINS protein PSF1-like isoform X2 encodes MKALFEQNQKDVNAAIAGDASYMSGVHLRHAALERNKRCLLAYLYNRLRRIRQMRWEFGSILPPDIKASLCEPEVQWFSSYSKLLATYMGSIGEGSGLNLTQDVRPPKSLFIEVRCLVDYGRLELDDGDVVVLKRNSQHLLPRSQCELLVRQGVLEHVAR; translated from the exons ATGAAAGCCTTATTCGAACAGAACCAAAAAGATGT GAACGCAGCCATTGCTGGAGACGCGAGCTACATGTCAGGGGTCCACCTCCGACACGCCGCCCTCGAGAGGAACAAGAGGTGCCTGCTGGCATACCT GTACAACCGTCTGCGGAGGATCCGCCAGATGCGATGGGAGTTCGGCAGCATTCTCCCGCCAGACATCAAGGCCAGCTTGTGTGAACCTGAG GTCCAGTGGTTCTCGAGCTACAGCAAGCTGCTGGCGACGTACATGGGCTCCATCGGGGAGGGTAGCGGACTGAACCTCACTCAGGACGTGCGGCCCCCCAAGTCACTCTTCATAGAG GTGCGGTGCCTGGTGGACTACGGCCGGCTGGAGCTGGACGACGGGGACGTGGTCGTCCTGAAGAGGAACAGCCAGCACCTGCTGCCTCGCTCCCAGTGCGAGCTGCTCGTCCGCCAGGGCGTGCTGGAGCACGTGGCGCGGTGA